Proteins encoded together in one Carya illinoinensis cultivar Pawnee chromosome 3, C.illinoinensisPawnee_v1, whole genome shotgun sequence window:
- the LOC122303060 gene encoding eukaryotic translation initiation factor 3 subunit M-like isoform X1 translates to MTTVVPTSEEDPALAVVRFTSELAWDDAGLEVAEPQVTRLCIEAQECMVTNKWLELASLMLASADLIFSKVSEKDLECIFTVICNLVTKSESSDEKIEMAKVISGKIIQQPNDKPALRLKILFNLYNLLENPYGQFHVYMRALTLAFNGKVTEHIIPSFKKMDSFLQEWNIGISDRRELFLIISNILKEHKSLVKESFKFLVKYLATFSGEDAYTMSEAKEEAVRAIVEFVKAPDMFQCDLLDMPAVGQLEKDAKYALVYQLLKIFLTQRLDAYLEFHAANSTLLKSCGLVHEDCITKMRLMSLVDLASDDSGQIPYAVIRDTLGVNDDEVELWVVKAITVKLIDCKMDQMNQVVIVRCTLSSIRCTERVFGQHQWETLGTKLAAWRGNIANVISTIQANRITEDGSQAMQGLMIR, encoded by the exons ATGACGACTGTGGTCCCAACCTCCGAGGAAGATCCGGCGCTTGCCGTTGTTCGATTCACTTCCGAGCTCGCCTGGGACGACGCCGGCCTTGAG GTTGCGGAGCCGCAAGTTACCAGACTTTGCATTGAAGCCCAAGAATGTATGGTAACGAACAAATGGTTGGAGTTGGCTTCACTGATGCTCGCCTCTGCTGACTTGATATTCTCAAAGGTGTCTGAGAAAG atcttgagtgcatcTTCACTGTTATCTGCAACCTTGTTACGAAGTCTGAAAGTTCAGATGAAAAGATTGAGATGGCAAAAGTTATATCTGGGAAGATTATTCAGCAGCCAAATGATAAACCTGCATTGCGGTTAAAGAT CTTGTTCAACCTGTACAACCTACTGGAGAACCCTTACGGCCAGTTCCATGTCTACATGAGGGCCCTGACTTTGGCATTCAATGGGAAAGTCACTGAACACATCATTCCTTCATTCAAAAAGATGGATAGCTTcctccaagagtggaatattgggATATCAGATCGGCGAGAGCTCTTTCTTATCATCTCTaatattttgaaagaacatAAAAG CTTGGTGAAGGAATCTTTCAAATTCCTGGTAAAATACTTGGCAACGTTTTCTGGTGAAGATGCATATACAATGAGTGAAGCCAAGGAGGAAGCTGTACGTGCAATTGTGGAGTTTGTGAAGGCTCCTGACATGTTTCAG TGTGACCTGCTAGATATGCCTGCTGTAGGGCAGTTGGAGAAGGATGCTAAATATGCACTGGTATATCAGCTTCTCAAAATTTTTCTGACTCAGAGGCTTGACGCCTACTTGGAGTTTCATGCTGCAAATTCTACTTTGCTTAAAAGCTGTG GTCTTGTCCATGAAGATTGTATCACAAAGATGCGGTTGATGTCACTGGTGGATCTTGCCTCTGATGACTCTGGTCAGATTCCTTATGCTGTTATCAGAGATACACTCGGA GTCAATGATGACGAGGTGGAATTGTGGGTGGTTAAGGCAATAACGGTCAAGTTAATTGACTGTAAAATGGACCAGATGAATCAAGTTGTGATTGTGAGGTGCACTCTTAGCTCCAT CCGCTGTACTGAGCGCGTGTTTGGGCAGCATCAGTGGGAAACACTTGGAACAAAGCTTGCTGCATGGCGG GGTAACATTGCAAATGTTATCAGCACCATTCAAGCTAACAGGATCACTGAAGATGGCTCACAGGCAATGCAAGGCTTGATGATTCGTTAA
- the LOC122303060 gene encoding eukaryotic translation initiation factor 3 subunit M-like isoform X2, with amino-acid sequence MTTVVPTSEEDPALAVVRFTSELAWDDAGLEVAEPQVTRLCIEAQECMVTNKWLELASLMLASADLIFSKVSEKDLECIFTVICNLVTKSESSDEKIEMAKVISGKIIQQPNDKPALRLKILFNLYNLLENPYGQFHVYMRALTLAFNGKVTEHIIPSFKKMDSFLQEWNIGISDRRELFLIISNILKEHKSLVKESFKFLVKYLATFSGEDAYTMSEAKEEAVRAIVEFVKAPDMFQCDLLDMPAVGQLEKDAKYALVYQLLKIFLTQRLDAYLEFHAANSTLLKSCGLVHEDCITKMRLMSLVDLASDDSGQIPYAVIRDTLGVNDDEVELWVVKAITVKLIDCKMDQMNQVVIVSRCTERVFGQHQWETLGTKLAAWRGNIANVISTIQANRITEDGSQAMQGLMIR; translated from the exons ATGACGACTGTGGTCCCAACCTCCGAGGAAGATCCGGCGCTTGCCGTTGTTCGATTCACTTCCGAGCTCGCCTGGGACGACGCCGGCCTTGAG GTTGCGGAGCCGCAAGTTACCAGACTTTGCATTGAAGCCCAAGAATGTATGGTAACGAACAAATGGTTGGAGTTGGCTTCACTGATGCTCGCCTCTGCTGACTTGATATTCTCAAAGGTGTCTGAGAAAG atcttgagtgcatcTTCACTGTTATCTGCAACCTTGTTACGAAGTCTGAAAGTTCAGATGAAAAGATTGAGATGGCAAAAGTTATATCTGGGAAGATTATTCAGCAGCCAAATGATAAACCTGCATTGCGGTTAAAGAT CTTGTTCAACCTGTACAACCTACTGGAGAACCCTTACGGCCAGTTCCATGTCTACATGAGGGCCCTGACTTTGGCATTCAATGGGAAAGTCACTGAACACATCATTCCTTCATTCAAAAAGATGGATAGCTTcctccaagagtggaatattgggATATCAGATCGGCGAGAGCTCTTTCTTATCATCTCTaatattttgaaagaacatAAAAG CTTGGTGAAGGAATCTTTCAAATTCCTGGTAAAATACTTGGCAACGTTTTCTGGTGAAGATGCATATACAATGAGTGAAGCCAAGGAGGAAGCTGTACGTGCAATTGTGGAGTTTGTGAAGGCTCCTGACATGTTTCAG TGTGACCTGCTAGATATGCCTGCTGTAGGGCAGTTGGAGAAGGATGCTAAATATGCACTGGTATATCAGCTTCTCAAAATTTTTCTGACTCAGAGGCTTGACGCCTACTTGGAGTTTCATGCTGCAAATTCTACTTTGCTTAAAAGCTGTG GTCTTGTCCATGAAGATTGTATCACAAAGATGCGGTTGATGTCACTGGTGGATCTTGCCTCTGATGACTCTGGTCAGATTCCTTATGCTGTTATCAGAGATACACTCGGA GTCAATGATGACGAGGTGGAATTGTGGGTGGTTAAGGCAATAACGGTCAAGTTAATTGACTGTAAAATGGACCAGATGAATCAAGTTGTGATTGTGAG CCGCTGTACTGAGCGCGTGTTTGGGCAGCATCAGTGGGAAACACTTGGAACAAAGCTTGCTGCATGGCGG GGTAACATTGCAAATGTTATCAGCACCATTCAAGCTAACAGGATCACTGAAGATGGCTCACAGGCAATGCAAGGCTTGATGATTCGTTAA